The Achromobacter deleyi region GTCAGGCCGTCTTCGGACAGGTCCACCGACTTGGCCAGCAAGGGGCCCACCGTGCCGTTTTCCCGGTAGCCGACCAGGCCTTCGACGATGTTGAGCACCACGCCGTCGGTGGTGTTGTCGCGGTTGACGCCAGGGTTGGTCGAACGGATGTCGGCCGGCTGGGCAATGGTGAGCTGCGCGGCCTGCGCCGAGCAGACGGCGGCCAGCGCCAGGCTGAGCGCAAGCGCTCTGGGAACGAAAACGTGGTGCATGCAAAGACTCCCTGGCGTGCGGCGCAAAATTCACGCATATATTGGCGCCAAAATTAGCTGACCATTATGAGCAGAATGTGGCGCGATGCTATCGGGGGTATCCCTGAAGGAAGGCAACAATGAAAAACGGCGGCCTCCCATCCGGGAACGCCGCCGTGCTTCGCACAACACGAAGACTCAGGAAATGTCCTGGCCCACGTGCTGGGCGATGATCTTCTGCAAGCGCTTCACGTCCCGCGCTTCCAGGGCTTCCACCATGTCGAAGTGTTCGCGCGCGGAAATCTCGATGCGTGAACGCGTCACCCACTCCTTGGCGGGCGCCGCAGGTCCGCGGGCGCGCGTTTCCTGGATCAGCGCGGCCAATTCCCGGTTGCTGCACAGGTCGTACATGCCGGCGTGAAAGGCCAGGTTGACCTCGTACTGCTCCAGCAGGGTGCCGTCCTGCAACAGCTTGGCGAAGCGCTCGGCCAAGGTGCGCAACGCGCGCACCTTGGCCGCCGTGACGTTGGGCATCAGGTCCGAGGCCGCGCCGGTCTCCAGCAGGATGCGAATATCGCGGATCTGCAAATGCTGGTCCGGATCCATGGCATACACGTGGTAGCCCCGGTTCGGGATGTGCGCAATCAGCCGCTTGGCGGCCAATTGGTCTAGCGCCCGCCTGACGTCCAGACGCTTGGCGTCGTAACGTTCCTGCAGGTCGATCTGTTTCAGCCAGGCGCCGGGACCATACACGCCCGCTTGAATATCATGGGCAATACGGTCAACCAGGCCGGGCTGTGTCGCCGCCGCTTTCGGCATGGACCACTCCCGTCAATCAAATCCGAAGCGCGTATTTTAGGCATAAGTCCCGGCGGGGATGACGCTGGCATCCCCCCGGGAAACCCGCCCCCTACGCGCTTGCCCGCAAGGGTTCCTGCTGGTCAAGGCGCCAGCGCAGGCGCACCCCGCCCGTATCGGTGGATTCCAGCGCTGGAATCGCGGACAGCAGGCTGCGCGTGTATTCCTCCTGCGGGCGGTCGAACACCGCATCGCGCGTGCCCTGCTCGACGATGCCACCGTCTCGCATCACCACCACGCGGTCGGCCACCTGCTCCACCACGCCCAGGTCATGGCTGATGAACAGGCAGGAGAATCCGTGGCGTTCCTGCAGGTCGGCAAACAGATCCAGCACCTGCGCCCGCACCGTCACGTCCAGCGCCGATACCGGTTCGTCGGCGATCACGAACGCCGGGCGGCGAACGATGGCGCGCGCGATCGCCACGCGCTGGCGCTGGCCGCCGGACATTTCGTGCGGAAAGCGCTTGGCGTATTCCGACCCCAGCCCCACCTCCGTCAACACCTCGTCCACCCGGCGGCGCTTGTCGGTGGCGGGCATGTCGTCCAGCATGCGCAGGCCTTCGCCCACCAGCTGGCCGATGGTCATGCGCGGATCCAGCGACGAATAGGGGTCCTGGAACACCATCTGGCAATTCAGGCGGTAGTCGCGCCAGGCGGCGGACCGGCGGCTCACCGGCTGATCGCGGAACAGGATCTGGCCGGACGTCGGCGTCAGCAGCCCGGCGATGGCCCGGCCCAGCGTCGTCTTGCCCGATCCCGAACCGCCCACCACCGCCACCACTTCCCGCGGCTTGACGTGCAGATCGATGCCGTTCAGCGCGCGCTTGGCGCCGGTGCGCGAGAACAGGCGCTGATGGCCCGCGTAATCCACCACCAGGTTCCTGACCTCGACGATGGGCGCTTCCTTCGGCAGCGGACGCGCCGGCAGCCGGCGCGGCATGGCGTCCAGCAGTTTGCGCGTATAGGGGTGCTGCGGACGTTCAAGAATGCCGGCCGTGGTGCCGGTTTCCAGCACTTTGCCGTGCTGCATCACCACCATGCGCTCGGTGTAGCGCGCCACCATCGGCAGGTCGTGGCTGATCATCAGCACCGCCGTATGGTGTTCACGCGTCAGGTCCACCATCAGTTCCAGCACGTCTCGCTGCACCACCGCGTCCAGCGCGGTCGTGGGCTCGTCCGCGATCAGGAGCGCGGGCTCCAGCAGCATCACGGACGCCAGCATCATGCGCTGGCGCATGCCGCCCGAGAATTCGTGAGGCCAGGCCTCCATGGCCGCCTTCGGATCGCGGATTCCCACGCGGCGCAGCATCTCCAGGATGCGCTCGCGGCGCGCGGCGGTGGACAGGTCCTTGCGGTGCAGCTTCAGGCCTTCGTCCAGTTGGCGCCCGATGGGCATGGACGGGTTGAGCGAGGTCATGGGCTCCTGGAACACCATGCCGATGCGCGCCCCGCGCAGCTTGCGCAGCACGGGCTGGCTGGCCTTCGCGACGTCCACGCCCTCGAACAGGATGGAGCCGCCCGCCACCACCAGCGGCGGCGGCGTCAGGCCCATGATGGCGCGAGCGGCCTGGGTCTTGCCGCTGCCGGACTCCCCGACGATGCCGACCATCTCGCCGGGCGCCACCTCGAAGGACACGCCGCTGACGATTTCGCGTCCGCCCACGCCCACGGTCAGCGACAGATTCGATACGGATACCAGTGCGCTCATTGCACGCCCCTCATGCGGGGATCGAGACGGTCTCGCACCGCGTCGCCCAGCAGGTTGATTCCCAGCAGCGCGAGCGCGATGGCCAGGCCGGGAAGAATGGAAAGATAGGAGGCCTGGGCCATGAACGGCCGTGCGGCCGCGAGCATGTTGCCCCAGGTGGGCGCGGGCGGCGGCACGCCCAGGCCCAGGAAGGACAGCGCGCTTTCCGCCAGGATTACCCAGCCGAACATGGACGTGGCCAGCACCGTCAACGGCGCCACGCAATTGGGCAGCACATGGCGGAACATGGTGTAGAGCTCCGAGTTGCCCAGCACGCGCGAGGATTCGATGAACTCCTTCTCGCGCAGGGACAGCACCGTGCCGCGCACGATCCGCGTCACCGAAGGCGTATAGGCCAGGCCCAGCGCCAGGATGATGCCGTACTTGTTCGCGCCCACCACGGCCAGCAGGCCCAGCGCCAGCAGCAGGCCGGGAAAGGCCAGCAGCGCGTTGTTGAAGGCCATGATGATGCGGTCGGTCCAGCCGCGCACAAAGCCGGTCAGGGTGCCGATGGCCGTGCCCGCCACGATGGCGAACGTCACCGTCAGCAGGCTGATCCAGACGCTGCTGGAAGCCCCGGCCAGCAGGCGCGACAATTCGTCGCGGCCGAACTCGTCGGTACCCAGCAGGAAATCCCCGCCCGGCGGCTTCAGCCGCGCGACGAAGTTGATCTTCAACGGATCATGCGGCGTCCAGACGGCGCCCATGACGGCCGCGACCAGCACCACGGCGACAAGTATGCCGCCCAGGAGCGCGTTGGCTGCAATTCGCTTTTTCATTCGGCG contains the following coding sequences:
- a CDS encoding GntR family transcriptional regulator, whose product is MPKAAATQPGLVDRIAHDIQAGVYGPGAWLKQIDLQERYDAKRLDVRRALDQLAAKRLIAHIPNRGYHVYAMDPDQHLQIRDIRILLETGAASDLMPNVTAAKVRALRTLAERFAKLLQDGTLLEQYEVNLAFHAGMYDLCSNRELAALIQETRARGPAAPAKEWVTRSRIEISAREHFDMVEALEARDVKRLQKIIAQHVGQDIS
- a CDS encoding ABC transporter permease, yielding MKKRIAANALLGGILVAVVLVAAVMGAVWTPHDPLKINFVARLKPPGGDFLLGTDEFGRDELSRLLAGASSSVWISLLTVTFAIVAGTAIGTLTGFVRGWTDRIIMAFNNALLAFPGLLLALGLLAVVGANKYGIILALGLAYTPSVTRIVRGTVLSLREKEFIESSRVLGNSELYTMFRHVLPNCVAPLTVLATSMFGWVILAESALSFLGLGVPPPAPTWGNMLAAARPFMAQASYLSILPGLAIALALLGINLLGDAVRDRLDPRMRGVQ
- a CDS encoding ABC transporter ATP-binding protein; the encoded protein is MSALVSVSNLSLTVGVGGREIVSGVSFEVAPGEMVGIVGESGSGKTQAARAIMGLTPPPLVVAGGSILFEGVDVAKASQPVLRKLRGARIGMVFQEPMTSLNPSMPIGRQLDEGLKLHRKDLSTAARRERILEMLRRVGIRDPKAAMEAWPHEFSGGMRQRMMLASVMLLEPALLIADEPTTALDAVVQRDVLELMVDLTREHHTAVLMISHDLPMVARYTERMVVMQHGKVLETGTTAGILERPQHPYTRKLLDAMPRRLPARPLPKEAPIVEVRNLVVDYAGHQRLFSRTGAKRALNGIDLHVKPREVVAVVGGSGSGKTTLGRAIAGLLTPTSGQILFRDQPVSRRSAAWRDYRLNCQMVFQDPYSSLDPRMTIGQLVGEGLRMLDDMPATDKRRRVDEVLTEVGLGSEYAKRFPHEMSGGQRQRVAIARAIVRRPAFVIADEPVSALDVTVRAQVLDLFADLQERHGFSCLFISHDLGVVEQVADRVVVMRDGGIVEQGTRDAVFDRPQEEYTRSLLSAIPALESTDTGGVRLRWRLDQQEPLRASA